In Roseomonas fluvialis, one genomic interval encodes:
- a CDS encoding amidohydrolase family protein, whose amino-acid sequence MTPRETPPGATDCHCHIFGPAARFPYAEPRSYTPEDETLEDYLALLDRLQLDRGVIVQPSAYDRDNACTLDALRRAPDRLRGVAVVGAEATPDTLRAMHRDGIRGLRANEYLRDGQAAYHGGVRLAEIEPFFPVMAELGWHLQLWIDARHLPELEPRLATVPVPIVVDHMGRLHHSHGTNDPGFQALVRGVGDGRYMAKLSGTYRLGALKPDYIEAKPFHDALVAANPDALVWGTDWPHPRPDGGRPDAARLLRVFLDWTTDPVLRRKILTDTPARLYDFPQG is encoded by the coding sequence ATGACCCCGCGCGAGACGCCGCCTGGCGCCACGGACTGCCACTGCCACATCTTCGGCCCCGCCGCGCGCTTCCCCTACGCTGAGCCGCGGTCCTACACGCCGGAGGACGAGACGCTCGAGGACTACCTCGCGCTGCTCGACCGCCTGCAGCTCGACCGCGGCGTGATCGTGCAGCCCTCCGCCTATGACCGCGACAATGCCTGCACGCTCGATGCGCTGCGCCGCGCACCGGACCGGCTGCGCGGCGTGGCGGTGGTGGGTGCCGAGGCCACGCCGGATACGCTGCGTGCCATGCACCGCGACGGCATTCGCGGCCTGCGTGCGAACGAATACCTCCGCGACGGCCAGGCCGCCTACCATGGCGGCGTGCGCCTGGCGGAAATCGAGCCATTCTTCCCCGTCATGGCCGAGCTCGGCTGGCACCTGCAGCTATGGATCGACGCGCGGCATCTGCCGGAACTCGAACCGCGCCTCGCTACGGTTCCCGTACCGATCGTGGTCGACCACATGGGCCGGCTGCACCACAGCCACGGCACGAACGACCCCGGCTTCCAGGCGCTGGTCCGCGGGGTGGGCGACGGGCGCTACATGGCGAAGCTGTCGGGCACCTATCGCCTGGGCGCGCTGAAGCCCGATTATATCGAGGCGAAGCCGTTCCACGACGCGCTGGTCGCTGCCAATCCGGATGCGCTGGTCTGGGGCACCGACTGGCCGCATCCGCGCCCCGATGGCGGGCGCCCGGATGCCGCGCGGCTGCTGCGCGTTTTCCTCGACTGGACGACCGATCCCGTGCTGCGGCGGAAGATCCTGACCGACACGCCCGCGCGCCTGTATGACTTCCCGCAAGGCTGA
- a CDS encoding amidohydrolase family protein: MASDRRPNFVLPSGSCDTHVHIWGPFDRYPVAKGAPYTPPERTRDDLVALHARLGVQRAVIVQTTVYKSDNRAMLDGIAASNGAWRGVALVDESFGDREYQALHDGGVRGVRFGFLPHLGGVPDIAFLRRTADRIAAMGWHLVLHVDFNSILAFEEMLRSLRLTVVVDHMGRVPVPEGTDHPAFRILLDLLRDPNWWVKVSGAERISAAGPPFRDAVPFARKLIEAAPDRTLWGTDWPHPNVRWEPDEAELVDLLPEFADAAALQRVLVDNPARLYGFP, from the coding sequence ATGGCCTCCGACCGCCGCCCGAATTTCGTCCTGCCGTCCGGCAGCTGCGACACGCATGTGCACATCTGGGGGCCCTTCGACCGCTACCCGGTCGCCAAGGGCGCGCCCTACACGCCGCCCGAGCGCACACGCGACGACCTGGTCGCGCTGCATGCGCGGCTTGGCGTACAGCGCGCCGTCATCGTGCAGACCACCGTCTACAAGTCCGACAACCGCGCCATGCTGGATGGCATCGCGGCCAGCAACGGTGCCTGGCGCGGCGTGGCGTTGGTGGATGAGAGCTTTGGCGACCGCGAATACCAGGCGCTGCACGATGGCGGCGTGCGCGGCGTGCGCTTCGGCTTCCTGCCGCATCTGGGCGGCGTGCCCGACATCGCGTTCCTGCGTCGCACCGCGGACCGCATCGCGGCGATGGGCTGGCACCTGGTGCTGCATGTAGACTTCAACAGCATCCTCGCCTTCGAGGAGATGCTGCGCTCCCTGCGTTTGACCGTGGTGGTGGACCACATGGGCCGCGTGCCGGTGCCTGAGGGCACGGACCATCCCGCCTTCCGGATCCTGCTGGACCTCCTGCGCGATCCGAACTGGTGGGTGAAGGTCTCCGGCGCCGAGCGCATATCCGCCGCCGGCCCACCCTTCCGCGACGCCGTGCCCTTCGCCCGCAAGCTGATCGAGGCCGCGCCCGACCGCACGCTGTGGGGCACCGACTGGCCGCATCCGAACGTTCGCTGGGAACCCGACGAGGCCGAACTGGTCGACCTGCTGCCGGAATTCGCCGACGCCGCCGCGCTGCAGCGCGTGCTGGTGGACAACCCCGCGCGGCTCTACGGCTTCCCATGA
- a CDS encoding FAS1-like dehydratase domain-containing protein, producing MTGDLQSWVGRTRTVADEMAAPLVRRMAALTDRTDVPLQHGAPVPNHWLCMLFDDAAPQAALGADGHAATGDFLPPVPLPRRMLGGRRLTYTAAPRVGDALDRETMIAAITPKVGRSGALIFVTLRHSITRAGDVIAVEEQDIAYLEPKRNAPEPKAENPAPMPMAAWRDAFTPDPVMLFRYSALQFNGHRIHYDADYARDGEGYPALVVNGGVTTLFLLEAALRRQPGAQVLQTASRTMNPLFCGRAATLSGTAPDAQGRCILWAEDDTGATALRIEARIG from the coding sequence ATGACGGGCGACCTGCAATCCTGGGTCGGGCGCACGCGCACCGTCGCGGACGAGATGGCCGCGCCGTTGGTGCGCCGCATGGCCGCCCTGACCGACCGCACCGACGTGCCGCTGCAGCACGGTGCGCCGGTGCCCAATCACTGGCTCTGCATGCTGTTCGACGATGCTGCGCCGCAGGCCGCGCTCGGCGCCGATGGCCACGCCGCGACGGGCGACTTCCTGCCGCCCGTGCCGCTGCCCCGACGCATGCTGGGGGGGCGGCGCCTGACCTACACCGCCGCGCCGCGCGTGGGCGATGCGCTGGACCGCGAGACGATGATCGCTGCCATCACGCCGAAGGTCGGGCGCAGCGGCGCGCTGATCTTCGTGACCCTGCGCCACAGCATCACGCGCGCGGGCGATGTGATCGCCGTCGAGGAACAGGACATTGCCTACCTCGAGCCCAAGCGTAACGCGCCGGAACCGAAGGCCGAGAACCCGGCGCCCATGCCCATGGCCGCCTGGCGCGACGCCTTCACGCCCGACCCTGTCATGCTGTTTCGCTATTCGGCGCTGCAGTTCAACGGCCACCGCATCCACTACGATGCCGACTATGCGCGCGATGGCGAAGGCTATCCCGCGCTGGTGGTGAATGGCGGCGTGACCACGCTGTTCCTGCTGGAAGCGGCGCTGCGCCGGCAGCCCGGCGCACAGGTCCTGCAGACCGCGTCGCGCACCATGAACCCGCTGTTCTGCGGACGTGCGGCGACGCTGTCGGGCACCGCGCCGGATGCGCAGGGCCGCTGCATCCTCTGGGCCGAGGACGACACCGGCGCGACCGCGCTGCGCATCGAGGCGAGGATCGGCTGA
- a CDS encoding CaiB/BaiF CoA transferase family protein, translated as MAGPLDGVRVLDLSAVVVGPICTHVLCEQGAEVIKVEAPTGDLLRHLAGRGRSAGMNGKFLNFNRGKKSIAIDLKQPAGIEALRRVAATVDVFVTNIRPDAQQRLGVDADALRAAAPRLIHCSITGFGSGGPYAGRAAYDTVIQGASGVAGTFAASTGEPRYVPFLVADHTVGLVAAQLIGFALYRREKTGIGEAIEVPMFENMAAYIMQEHLGAASFRPPLGPPGDHRVLSPDGKPLPTKDGFVCISANTDAQAHAFFDAIGRPELKTDPRFAKVAQRVQHTKEYFHIRATSLGGRTTAEWLEIFDRMDVPASPYNTLSSLIDDPHLRAVGMVREEDHPTEGATIAIGAPNRFSGGNTPPRPPAPRLGADGAAILAQAGLSTDEIDALRHDGVLIEGMP; from the coding sequence ATGGCGGGACCGCTCGACGGCGTGCGCGTACTCGATCTCTCGGCCGTCGTGGTCGGGCCGATCTGCACGCATGTGCTGTGCGAACAGGGCGCCGAGGTCATCAAGGTCGAGGCCCCGACCGGCGATCTGCTGCGCCACCTGGCCGGCCGCGGCCGCAGTGCCGGGATGAACGGCAAATTCCTCAACTTCAACCGCGGCAAGAAATCCATCGCCATCGACCTGAAGCAGCCCGCCGGCATCGAGGCGCTGCGGCGTGTCGCGGCCACCGTCGATGTCTTCGTCACCAACATCCGTCCTGACGCACAGCAGCGTCTCGGTGTCGATGCCGACGCACTGCGCGCCGCGGCCCCGCGGCTGATCCATTGCTCCATCACCGGCTTCGGCAGCGGTGGTCCCTATGCCGGGCGCGCCGCCTACGACACCGTGATCCAGGGCGCCTCGGGCGTGGCCGGCACCTTCGCCGCCTCCACCGGCGAACCGCGCTACGTGCCGTTCCTGGTGGCCGACCACACGGTCGGGCTGGTCGCCGCGCAGCTGATCGGCTTCGCGCTGTACCGTCGCGAGAAGACCGGCATCGGCGAGGCGATCGAGGTGCCGATGTTCGAGAACATGGCCGCCTACATCATGCAGGAACACCTCGGCGCGGCATCCTTCCGCCCGCCCCTCGGCCCGCCCGGCGACCACCGTGTGCTCAGCCCCGACGGCAAGCCGCTGCCCACCAAGGATGGCTTCGTCTGCATCAGCGCGAACACCGACGCGCAGGCACATGCCTTCTTCGATGCGATCGGCCGGCCGGAGCTCAAGACCGATCCGCGCTTCGCCAAGGTCGCGCAGCGCGTGCAGCACACCAAGGAATACTTCCACATCCGCGCGACCTCGCTCGGCGGCCGCACAACGGCGGAATGGCTCGAGATCTTCGACCGCATGGACGTGCCGGCCTCGCCCTACAACACGCTCTCCTCGCTGATCGACGACCCACATCTGCGCGCGGTCGGCATGGTGCGCGAGGAAGACCACCCGACCGAGGGCGCCACCATCGCCATCGGTGCGCCGAACCGCTTCTCCGGCGGCAACACGCCGCCGCGCCCGCCGGCACCGCGCCTGGGCGCCGACGGCGCCGCGATACTGGCGCAGGCCGGACTCTCCACCGACGAAATCGACGCGCTGCGCCACGACGGCGTGCTGATCGAGGGAATGCCATGA
- a CDS encoding Bug family tripartite tricarboxylate transporter substrate binding protein encodes MTTITRRTALAGATLLPLAAPRAQAPWPDRPVRLIVPFTPGGSTDILARGMGQRLSEIFGQPFVIENRPGAGGTLGSEQVFRSAPDGYTLMMGHIGTLAANPALYRTLTWDIGAFVPVALVANVANFLVVTNRLEATDVRSLVALAKRDPGRLTYGSGGNGSAAHISMVAFMEETGTEMTHVPYRGTGPMMNDLIAGTINLTMTGGPPALPPVRAGQLRALGISSLERLPSASDIPTIAEQGVPGFDVLQWYGIVAPPGTPAALVTRLNEACNRVLGEAPFRARLETEGATAQPMTPAQFGDYIARERERWGALIRRNNVGLG; translated from the coding sequence ATGACCACCATCACCCGCCGCACTGCCCTTGCCGGCGCCACGCTGCTGCCACTGGCGGCACCGCGCGCACAGGCGCCCTGGCCGGACCGACCGGTACGCCTCATTGTGCCCTTCACGCCGGGCGGGTCCACCGACATCCTCGCGCGCGGCATGGGGCAGCGCCTGTCGGAGATCTTCGGCCAGCCCTTCGTCATCGAGAACCGTCCCGGCGCCGGTGGCACGCTCGGCTCCGAGCAGGTCTTCCGCAGCGCGCCCGACGGGTACACGCTGATGATGGGGCATATCGGCACGCTCGCCGCGAACCCCGCGCTGTATCGCACCCTCACCTGGGACATCGGCGCCTTCGTCCCAGTCGCACTGGTGGCGAATGTCGCGAACTTCCTGGTGGTGACGAACCGGTTGGAAGCGACCGACGTGCGCTCGCTGGTCGCGCTGGCGAAGCGCGATCCGGGGCGCCTCACCTATGGTAGCGGCGGCAACGGCAGTGCCGCGCATATCTCGATGGTCGCCTTCATGGAGGAAACCGGCACGGAGATGACGCATGTGCCCTATCGCGGCACCGGGCCTATGATGAACGACCTCATCGCCGGCACCATCAACCTCACGATGACCGGCGGACCGCCGGCGTTGCCGCCGGTGCGCGCGGGGCAGTTGCGCGCGCTCGGCATCTCCTCGCTCGAACGCCTCCCGTCGGCCAGCGACATCCCGACCATCGCCGAACAGGGCGTGCCCGGCTTCGACGTGCTGCAATGGTACGGCATCGTTGCCCCGCCCGGCACGCCGGCGGCCCTGGTCACGCGATTGAACGAGGCCTGCAACCGCGTCCTGGGTGAAGCCCCCTTCCGTGCGCGGCTGGAGACCGAAGGCGCGACCGCGCAGCCCATGACGCCCGCGCAATTCGGCGACTACATCGCGCGCGAGCGCGAACGCTGGGGCGCGCTGATCCGCCGGAACAATGTGGGGCTGGGCTGA
- a CDS encoding CaiB/BaiF CoA transferase family protein, with the protein MSRPFDGIRIIDATHVLAGPFAAYQLALLGADVIKVEHPDDPDQSRGSGADWDLNRAGMGTYFLTQGSNKRSMTLDLKQDAARDVFKRLVAQADVLVENYRPGAFEALGLGYEALSALNPRLIYCSISAFGQGGPRGGQTAYDHVIQATSGIMACTGTEQVNPLKLGAPAIDYATGTMGAFALSAALFQRERTGLGQRIDLAMLDVAMMMMASHVTAHSRTGKPARPRGNAHEYATNSAYPTRDGMVMLGASNLRQQKRLWSALGRPEMAKARNEDRVAQRDAEAAALTEILATRTADEWEAFLQSRHVPAARVRRMDEALADPHLATRGLVHRFEDADGVAGPFSVPVAAFGFAHGGPRVDTPPHPLGADTDAILAELGYDDAARTALRSAGAI; encoded by the coding sequence ATGTCGCGCCCCTTCGACGGCATCCGCATCATCGACGCCACGCATGTCCTGGCCGGGCCGTTCGCGGCCTACCAGCTGGCGCTGCTCGGCGCGGACGTGATCAAGGTCGAGCACCCCGACGACCCGGACCAGAGCCGCGGGTCCGGCGCGGACTGGGACCTCAATCGCGCCGGCATGGGCACGTATTTCCTGACGCAGGGATCGAACAAGCGATCGATGACGCTCGACCTGAAGCAGGATGCCGCGCGCGACGTGTTCAAGCGCCTGGTTGCGCAGGCCGACGTGCTGGTCGAGAACTACCGCCCCGGCGCCTTCGAGGCCCTGGGCCTGGGCTACGAGGCACTGTCCGCGCTCAACCCGCGGCTGATCTACTGCTCGATCTCCGCCTTCGGCCAGGGCGGGCCGCGTGGCGGGCAGACCGCCTATGACCACGTGATCCAGGCGACCTCGGGCATCATGGCCTGCACCGGGACCGAACAGGTCAACCCGCTCAAGCTCGGCGCGCCGGCGATCGACTATGCGACCGGCACAATGGGCGCCTTCGCGCTTTCGGCCGCACTGTTCCAGCGCGAGCGCACCGGCCTCGGGCAGCGCATCGACCTCGCGATGCTGGATGTCGCGATGATGATGATGGCGTCCCACGTCACCGCCCATTCGCGCACCGGCAAGCCGGCGCGCCCGCGCGGCAATGCGCATGAATACGCGACCAACTCCGCCTATCCGACCCGGGATGGCATGGTGATGCTCGGCGCGTCCAACCTGCGCCAGCAGAAGCGGTTGTGGTCGGCGCTCGGCCGACCGGAGATGGCCAAGGCGCGCAACGAGGACCGCGTGGCGCAGCGCGATGCCGAGGCCGCCGCGCTGACCGAGATCCTCGCGACCCGTACCGCCGATGAATGGGAAGCCTTCCTGCAATCGCGCCACGTGCCCGCCGCGCGCGTGCGCCGCATGGACGAGGCACTGGCGGACCCGCACCTCGCCACGCGCGGCCTGGTGCATCGCTTCGAGGACGCCGATGGCGTGGCGGGCCCGTTCAGCGTGCCGGTCGCCGCCTTCGGCTTCGCCCATGGTGGGCCGCGCGTGGATACGCCACCGCATCCGCTCGGCGCCGACACCGA